The Christiangramia flava JLT2011 region ATATTGACCTCGTAGATTTCGTTATCTTCAAAATAACCGACTAAAAACTTTCCTTTTACCTGGTTATAGCCCTCGATCGTGTCTTCCTGTATCAAAAATGCATTTTCATACACCAGCAGCGAATCCAGTTTTTCGGTTTCTGTGTTGCTGAACAATTTAATCGTGTCACCCGTCATTTGGTTACGACCAGACCATAATACGGGTTTACGGTCGCCACTTTTATTGATGAGCTTGGTAATGCCGCTTTGCTGGTCAGTATAGATGGAATCACTTCTGCCGCTCATCTCTCCCTGGAGCAAGCGCACATCATAAAAACCCCTGACAATTCGGTGTTCCGGCTGACCGGTGATCATGATCGTATCGCTATGAATGAAAATAGAATCTTTTTCCTTAAAATTGATCGCCAGTGCTTTTTTGGTAATAAAAACCGAATCCTTGTCACGGTAGACTTCGGCATAATGGCCGGTCACCAGGCTCTTATTTACGGTGTCCAGTACTTCGATATGATTGGTGGCTGAAGCAAAACTGTTTTCCCGGTTGAAATACAGGCTGTCACCCTTCAGTATACGGTTGTCATAATCTATTCGGGAATTTTTGACAAAATAACCATTATCGTTCCGGGTGTCGTAAAAACCTCTTTCGCAGTAAACCGTACTGGTTTCGCTTTCAATGGTAGAAGGGCCATACAGGTAGGCATGGCCATTTTCCGAATAAAAATCGAGCTGTTCAGAATGAATCACGTATTCGGGATTGGTAACTACGACTTCATTCACGAAACTGTATTTGTCCTGCTCCATGAAATAACGACCAATTCTACTGGTGAGAACGCTGGCAGTATCGGTGACCTTTCCGCCGCTGCGGTAATAAGCCTGTTGTTTGACGCGATCAAAAAAGAGCGAATCGGTTTCTAAAGTGGTTTGCGGTCGTTCCATTTTCACCTTTCCGCTGGCAAAAGCAAATTCAGTATTCCCATTATATTCGGCGTAATTGCTGTACATTTTCACGCTGTCTCCCTGCTGCATCCTGATGTTTCCGTAGGCTTTAAAGAAATTGGCCTTTTTATAAAAAACAGCGTTATCACACCATACTTCGATACCATCATGCAGGAAATACACCTGGTTTTCTACCATACTCAGTATAAAAGCTCCGGGATAGCGCTCTTCATTCTGAATATTCCTGTCAGATTTAAACTCGATTTCCTGCTGTGCAAATAAGGGCATGGAAACCAGGAGAGAAAAAAGGAATATAAATGCTAAATGTTTCAATCTGAATTTTTTTCAAAAGTAATTAAAATACTAACGAAAACAGGCTACTGAAAATTTTGCGATATTTTCAGGAATGACAATAATTAACATAAGCTTTTTATAAAGAAAATGGCGAAATGCTTAAAAGTTTCTAAAAAAAGGGTGTTTTAAGATAACCTTAACTTCTGTAATAAAACCAAAGTGGGTTTTCCATCGTAGGTTTCTGTAGAAACTAAAATTTTAGATTATGAAAAAACCCTTAGTGAAGGTAGATGTGGTAGAAGCATCTTCCAAGAATTCGAAAAGTAATTCGCGAAGAAGGTTTCTTAAGTTAGGTGGTCTCGGGCTTGCCGGATCCAGCTTCCTTCTGTATGCCTGTAGTGAAGATGATATGTTTAATCCGGGAGGCGATTCTGGTATGACTCCAACTCCAGACCCAGATCCGGATCCAGATCCAGAACCAACAGCATTTGACCTTGGCTCTGGGGATGTGGGGATTTTAAATTATGCTTATGCATTAGAACAGCTGGAAGCTGCTTTTTATACTCAGGTTAGAGCCGGTTCTTATTACGCCGGAGCGTCAGCTGAAGAGCAGGCGATCTTTGACGACCTGTATAATCATGAAGTTATTCACCGTGATTTCTTTAAAGCGGCCATTACTGGGGTTGCCGGTGAAGAGAATACATTGCCAGATTTAGAATTTGATGTTTCGGCTATCGATTTCAGCAGCCGGGATTCTGTTCTTCAATATGCCATGATCTTAGAGGATACCGGAGTTGGCGCTTACAATGGTGCCGGTGACCGTATTGCTGATGCTACTTATTTAACGCTGGCTGGTAAAATTGTTTCTGTAGAAGCAAGACATGCGGCAGCTATTCGTAGTCTTATCGATCCTACCGGT contains the following coding sequences:
- a CDS encoding ferritin-like domain-containing protein is translated as MKKPLVKVDVVEASSKNSKSNSRRRFLKLGGLGLAGSSFLLYACSEDDMFNPGGDSGMTPTPDPDPDPDPEPTAFDLGSGDVGILNYAYALEQLEAAFYTQVRAGSYYAGASAEEQAIFDDLYNHEVIHRDFFKAAITGVAGEENTLPDLEFDVSAIDFSSRDSVLQYAMILEDTGVGAYNGAGDRIADATYLTLAGKIVSVEARHAAAIRSLIDPTGGYFAGDDVVDENGLDLAYDPSEVFDAAGDFIVTEFTANNLPEPMTGS
- a CDS encoding OstA-like protein, giving the protein MPLFAQQEIEFKSDRNIQNEERYPGAFILSMVENQVYFLHDGIEVWCDNAVFYKKANFFKAYGNIRMQQGDSVKMYSNYAEYNGNTEFAFASGKVKMERPQTTLETDSLFFDRVKQQAYYRSGGKVTDTASVLTSRIGRYFMEQDKYSFVNEVVVTNPEYVIHSEQLDFYSENGHAYLYGPSTIESETSTVYCERGFYDTRNDNGYFVKNSRIDYDNRILKGDSLYFNRENSFASATNHIEVLDTVNKSLVTGHYAEVYRDKDSVFITKKALAINFKEKDSIFIHSDTIMITGQPEHRIVRGFYDVRLLQGEMSGRSDSIYTDQQSGITKLINKSGDRKPVLWSGRNQMTGDTIKLFSNTETEKLDSLLVYENAFLIQEDTIEGYNQVKGKFLVGYFEDNEIYEVNIDKNTETLNYMRNGENQLIGINKTLASRIKIIFENQKIQYIDYLSMPDGELVPEEDFPPNARRLEGFNWRGQERILNKEGLFEGQPEPELVKIQGIPLPEEPEEFFDERDEKDELLLNENSRLKPQILQNREQDSLKYKTTKDSLDIPKPDVREDRLQKKDSVN